TCTCGACATTCCTGCCGTGGTACGTGTATGTTCTTACATTGATTACTAACACTTTTATTATACTCAATGAGTCAATAGTGTTACTAAAATCACATTGTGTTGAATCGTGTTTTATGTAGGACTGGATTATACAATATGATCCTCCAGACAAGCCAACGGTAGGAGATATACTTTGCTCTTCTGGTTTTTCTATATCCCGCTCTGTCTATTAATGTGCATCTAAGATTTTTTATGGTTGATGTTGTCTTCAGGAATATATCCACAGGGTTGGTCGAACAGCCCGTGGAGAAGGAGCAAAGGGAAAAGCATTGCTTGTCTTGATCCCTGAAGAGCTTCAATTTATTCGTTACCTTAAGGTATGAATGTTTTTTTTTAGAATCTTCTTGTGGTTAGACCTACTTGTTTTTAACTGATTTGTACTTAAACCCGCAGGCTGCAAAAGTACCTGTAAAAGAGCTTGAGTTCAATGAGAAGAAGCTTTTGAATGTGCGGTCCGCTCTGGTAATTGTTCTGATTCAGTCTTTTTGAATGTGTAGTTGGATTCGTTGTAAAACATCGTTTATTGTTCTTGTCCTGCAGGAGAAATATGTTGCCAACGACTATAATCTGAACAAGATAGCCAAGGAAGCGTACAGGGCTTATATCGCAGCATACAATTCACATTCTCTGAAAGATATCTTTAATGTTCACCGGCTAGATCTTCAGGTATAGTTCACACACAAATAAACTCTTGTTTTTTCTTGCAAGGTTGGAAGATATAACCAGGGTTTTCATATTTTGTCATGGGATGTCACAGGCGGTTGCTCTATCCTTCTGCTTCTCTTCGCCGCCAAAAGTGCATCTGAACATAGAAAGTGGAGCTGGAAAGGTGAGGAAGGCGAGGAATCAGCAAGGTCGCAATGGCTTCTCTCCTTACACTCCCTATGGCAAAGCCAAGTCCACACCCAAAGAGGCATGAAATGTCTTGACCTGACTAAAAAGATTATGATTACTTTGCTTGTTTCTGGTTTGGAAACCTTTGTTTTATCAATCACCACCAAGTTTTGCCCCAACTACTGTAGTTTTGTTTTAATTCAGATTGTTGTTTCTTGTACTTTTTTTTTTTTGTGTAACACATCTTGTACTACTCAGATCTCTGTGTTGTTATAAGAATGGTTTAATCAACTAATGGCAGCTTTCTCAAGAGATTATTTGCTTATGAAATATAGGAAACTGTAAAGAATCACATAATTAGGTAATATTAGACCTACAAGAAAAGTGAAAACATGTTGAATGAAACCTAGACCGGTCCGGTCAGTGTAGTTATTTGGAATGCTAAACCGGAACTAAAATCTGACCTAATGCCAAACCAAAACCGAAACAATAAGAACCACAAAGCTGGAACTAGTGAACTGGACAGCAGTTTTCAATGCACTGCTCTTCTTGTGAGTTGAAGCCGAAAGAGAGGAAAAAGAAGAGGAAGGAGAAGGAGAATCTGGGGAAGACTCGGTCTCCATGACTTTAATGATCATCTTCTGACCCTTTTCACACTGACCCGAGACACCACTAATGAAGTAAAACAAACCGGGACGGTCTAGTTTGAAAACCGTGTCTTGGTTGTTGGAATAGAGTTGCGGTTTAGTTGCCTTGCATTCCTTGTACTCGTCTTCTGACACCACCAATACTGAGTCTTTCTTGTATTTGAAACCTTCATCAAAAATAAAAATCTCTCATCGAGGTCTGTTAGTCTTGTCCACTTCTTGAGGGATAATTAATGTATTTGACTACGTATTTTACTCTCTTTTTTTTGAAACATTTGTGAAGACATTTTTCTTTTCTGAGCAAAATTTGTGAAAACATCATGACTTGGAAATTGTTGAGAAATATCCGATTTTGTGGGATATTTGCGTTTTGTTATGAACTACTATAAAACTTATCTGTATTATTATTTGAAAAGTGAATTTGTATATTTGTCATGTTCTTTTCTCCATGATTTTAAGTAGTTTTGCTTATTTGTCATGTTCCTGTAATTTTGATTAATGAGTCATTAAATTTATACTATTATTTTAATTTTGTTAAATAAGCAGAAGTAATGATTATGATAAAATTCTAAATCTTCTACTTGATCCAATCTTTAATATAATAGAATTTCTTCAAACTTATTATCTTCTAAATTTGGCATAGATACTAGATATACAACTCATATATTGTAGTATCTCTTTTTAATTTTTATTTTTTCATAATTATCAGATGCATGTGTTAAGATGATTAATATAATATAATAAAATTTAATGTTATTCTTCCATTATCAATCAGTCACAAGTTATCTATCTATTTTTATCAACAAATTTAATTTATCAAATTATTATAAATTTTAAAAATATATAAAAAAATTAATTAACACAAATAATACATCCCCTGTATATTAATAGAGAAACATTAAAAAAGTTATAACATGTAGTTTGTACTAATTAAAAAGTGCATTGCTGAGTTTTCACATAATTAGAATGCTAATTTTGCTTACGTGGCGGCTTGAGAATCAATTGAGAATTTTGTTAATCCAAAATTAAATTGTTAGAGAATGTTATATTATATAGTATGTCCATTATTGACCATTCATTTATCAAATTAAAATTATTATATATTTTTTCCTTAAATAAAACCTACGAAATTACCTAATATGATTAATATATATATATCAATTAATGATTTTAAATAATAAAGATTTTCTAACAATTTGTATATTTTCTATCATTTTTGTTTAATTATTTATTATTAAAATAAATTACATAATTACATAAATCATATAATAATAAAAAATAGATTTTTTTTGTATATGTTGTATTTTGAATTTTTGAAAACAAGTATAAATTACTAACATTGTTAAAAGTCTCAAATAAACTTTTGTGATCAAGGTCTAATTTTTTTCCACAATAAGATACAATGAGTATAAAATCATATGAATAAATAATTTTATGTAATAGGTGTTCATGTTAATATATATATATATTTCATATCGTTTAAATTAAACTATATATCATATGAAAATACATATTTGTATTTTGATATATGCGTTGAATATATATTGAAAAGTTAACATTTTAATTTTGAAATCTTCATTGTTTTTTAAATGATTATAAATTATTGAAACCACTAAACATTCCACGTTAAAAAAAAAATCGTTGGTGTAAAATTTTGTTACACAAATATGCAAATAATCATAAAAGCAAATAATCATAAAATCATATGAGTAGAAACCTCATTTAATAAATATCCATATTAAAAGTATACTATATATCTATGTTAATATCATTTAAATTTAATTATATATCATATACGATAAATAAAATTGATTGTTTTGATTAATTTACCCTAAAATGATTGCGAATAAACAAGAACGATCATTTGATTTATATGCGCACACCAATTTATTACATAATAGTAACTGATTTCTTAGTCATAATATGCAGAAAAATATAAAATATTTATTCTGCAAAAGACGCGGACCTTAACCTAAGTATGTATCTATTTAATAATTTTAAATCTGAAACATTTTCTAAATCTCTGGCCAAAACAAAATAACGAAATGAAAATAAACTCAAAAATCAATATTAATATCGAGCAATAACCAAAATAAAAAAAAAACGACACAAAAATGAGAAAAATATTGAAGATAGATAGAATTGGCACGGTGAACGTAAACTTCTCGTAACCATAATTAACTTTTAAATTGCGACAGTAACAATTGTAATTTTTTACCTTTGTTGTGCAGAAGGAAAGTTGCAACGCTGGAGATGCAGATGAATGTAAATCATGGGAAGCTAAAATTAGAAAACAAAAACATGATTTTGCAAAGCTTGCTTTTGGAAAAAGTTGTGAGGTACCTTCTCTTGAAGCCAGATTTGTGTGGTGTGAATTCAAACGCATCAAGGGCAGAGTGGATTGAAACTCATAAATGCTTCTTAGGAGAACAGAAGGAAGAGATTCAATCAATTAAGGTAAGCAGGCTGCACAAGCTTACTTCAATATTCTTGTATGCTCTTTTACTTTGTTGATTAGCTATTGAAATCCACGGCTTTTCAAGCATAGGGGTTATGTCACTATTCTTTCCGCTCTTTTATCTGTGAACTGGATACGAAAGTTTGAGCTTTTGTTTCCCTATATGTGTGGGTTATAACAGAAACTTGAGAACCCCAAGACCAGAAGCTCATGGAAAAGCCATTTAAACGGGAACATATGAAAATTCGGTCTCCATAGCTTGGAACAAGTGGAAGATCGGTAGTCACGTTTAAAATGTTGATTTTGGTTTCAAGGATAAGGTGGGTTACTACTAACTAGATTCAAAATCATGACAAAGGATATTGCTTATGTCTGACCCTCTCAAAAATTAAATTTTTGCAAGCAAGATATGTTGGGTCAGTTTTTACATGATTAGTGCGTATGGGAGGATGAAGAAGATGAGTGATGTGGCTGGTTATGCCTTATTTCGGTTCGGATGGAGAAAGTAGGTTCGGAACGTACTTCAAGTTTTTACACAGATCTTATTCATGCTTACCCTGTTAGCATGTTGAAGCTAAGAAGCAAGGTAAGAACAACGAGTTCTGAAAATACAAGATGAACGGTCATCTTATAAAAAGACAATAATCTTACTGTTTTCTAAGTCATTAATCTATATTATAAACCATTATTGAATGATATACATGCGTAAGTTCATGCAGATATGACCATATATGCAAATATATTATTAATCATACACACAAAAGTATTGAGAAAAGGCAGAGTGAAGAAAGAAGTGAGATTTGATTAACTTCTCAATGGCTCTTATGTTAATTACATCCCAAAGAAGTATTGCCTTCACATGACAACTTACGTCTTATGTTTGTGACCAAGAATTTAGAGAATACATGCTATTACTATTCCTGAGTAACTCTGTTTCACACAGATATTCTCTCTTAGTTAATCAATGTTATAATCATAAGTAAGCATCTAGGAATCAAAAACATACATAAATCAAAAAAACTTTACCCAACAAGAGCAACCAAAACCAGTTTTGTCTTCAACTTGAAACTTAGGGGCCACACTTTCCTGTAAATATTAACCACCACAAAATTAAAACTATTTTTAAAAAATCTAAAATTTACAAAAATAGAATAAAATGTTTGGATCTTCTTTTCAGTTGTATCAAAGAGTAGTGATAGTAAAAAGTTAGCTTTCAAGAAGAAAAGCAAGACTGTAGGAGGACTTATGAGAATAAATTATGCAAAGGTGCAAAAGATTGCTAAAAAACAGGTCGACACTAAGAGACAACACAAATTTTCTATTTTCGTGGAAAACCTAAAAAGCAAAGATTTCTCTTTAAACAAAAATTAGAAAATCAGAAAGTCATTTTAAACCTTTTATGTGCTTTTATTTTGGATATCTTTATGTGGTTATGCGTTTGCTTGAGTTAAGATTTTCTCTCTGTATAATCTCACTTATTCTTTTTTTTTTTTTTTGGCAGCACACTTATTCCTTTTGAAAACCATACATGCATTGCATATGTTTATAGCTTTTTGGAGAAGTTCAGATTTTTATTTATATTAAGACTTTTTTAAAACTATAGTTATTTTTATACAAGAGTTTTCAAAATTTGGTGTAAAATGAGATAAATATTTTTGTATTGTTATAAATTATTAAGTGGATGGCCCATAACCAATGACCAAGACAAGACCCAAACCGTGGCCAATGGAGGAGAGAGAAACGGTCGTCCGAGGAGAGAGAGTCGGCCTATCCTTTGGCCGACTTAGACATAGGATGTTTTTCTTTTTTCTCTGTTTTAGATATTTTCCTATTTCCTGTTGTATTAGGTTTTGGATAATTTCTTTTTTCCTATACTTTATAATTCCTATATAAGGAACCTCTGTTGATCATTAATAATACACAGATAATTCCCCATTCTTTTACAACACGTTATCATCACGATAGCCTCTAGATCCCTGAGACTAAATCGAAACCTCTAAACCTAAAAACCTAAGCCGGCGACCATACCTAAAAACCCTAGACACGTTCTTAGTTCATCCAAGAACTCAGACAATCCATCTCGAATCCTTGACGTTCTCAGCTCACGTCCCAGTTCAGAAGAACCTGTCCAGCTCGCGATCAAACCCGAGACGCGATCGCACCCGAGACGACCCGATCTCCTCGCAGCTCGCATCAGAGACAAGCCGACAGCCTGCGATCGTCCTCAGCTCGCGCCTGCACTCATCCACGACCCGATTGGAACCTACAAGCATCCGAATGATTCTCTCTCTCTCTCTAAAGGTGGTCCGGTTCTAAACCTCTACAAAGCAAAGGTATAACTTAATCTGAGAACCTAGAAAGATCAAAACCCTAATCCATTATTATGGAAACTTTGTTCTTGATGAAACCCTAGAAATTACAAATTTAAAATCGACAATCTCATAACTAGTAACATAGAAATGATTCCTTAGAACTTAATTGATTGTTCCTGATTTGAATTTGAGAAACCCTAAGTTTTGGAATCGAAACCCTAAACCCTAAAGGACTGAATCCGATTTTAATTGATTGAGTGTTTAATGATCTGAGGTTTTAAGATTGTTAGATTGATTGAAGTAATCTGATCTAGAATTTAAATCCTAAAGGCCTTGAAACCTTAATCTTGAAATTGAATCCTACTAGTGTTCAAATCGGAAACCCTAGGATTGTTTGCATACATATGAATCTGAATTGAATTGCATTCGTATTGTTTAAAAATCGGCCAGCATATAAAACATACGAATTCGAATCTGATTACATTGATAAAGCATATGGCCGTGTGGCCTTAATCTCTCTGTCATACATAGAATCATAAATTATGATTGTTCGCACCATGGTCAAGTAGATTTACATATCCGACCCTATTGTTTGACTACATGGCCGTGTGGCTTGATTGTTCGCACCATGGTCGATTAGATTGATTGTTTTCATAAATGCGTAAGACAAGTTTGTGGCCGAGCTTGTTAATATACCATGCGGCCACATGATCACATTGTGAACCTAAATTGAAATGATAATGTGATTCAGATGTCGAAAATCTCAAATAGAGACTATGCAGCCCTTAATCTCTCCGGAGATAACTACTTGAAGTGGGCGCTAGATACAAAGATCAGTTTAAGGTCAAAAGGACTTGGTGATACAATCATCAAGGGCAACAATGAGACCGACAAGAATCGGTATAGGGCTATAAGTATTACACGCCATCATCTCATTGAAGGTCTAAAAGATCAGTACATTACGATGGTACATTACGATGGAAAATCCACTAGAGTTTTGGGATGCTTTACACCATAGATATGATCACCAGAAAACGGTGTTACTCCCAAATGCTAGAAATGACTGGAAGAATCTAAGATTCATGGATTATAAGTCAGTGGATGAGTACAATTCAGTCTTNNNNNNNNNNNNNNNNNNNNNNNNNNNNNNNNNNNNNNNNNNNNNNNNNNNNNNNNNNNNNNNNNNNNNNNNNNNNNNNNNNNNNNNNNNNNNNNNNNNNNNNNNNNNNNNNNNNNNNNNNNNNNNNNNNNNNNNNNNNNNNNNNNNNNNNNNNNNNNNNNNNNNNNNNNNNNNNNNNNNNNNNNNNNNNNNNNNNNNNNNNNNNNNNNNNNNNNNNNNNNNNNNNNNNNNNNNNNNNNNNNNNNNNNNNNNNNNNNNNNNNNNNNNNNNNNNNNNNNNNNNNNNNNNNNNNNNNNNNNNNNNNNNNNNNNNNNNNNNNNNNNNNNNNNNNNNNNNNNNNNNNNNNNNNNNNNNNNNNNNNNNNNNNNNNNNNNNNNNNNNNNNNNNNNNNNNNNNNNNNNNNNNNNNNNNNNNNNNNNNNNNNNNNNNNNNNNNNNNNNNNNNNNNNNNNNNNNNNNNNNNNNNNNNNNNNNNNNNNNNNNNNNNNNNNNNNNNNNNNNNNNNNNNNNNNNNNNNNNNNNNNNNNNNNNNNN
This sequence is a window from Brassica oleracea var. oleracea cultivar TO1000 chromosome C1, BOL, whole genome shotgun sequence. Protein-coding genes within it:
- the LOC106302495 gene encoding early nodulin-like protein 1, with amino-acid sequence EIFIFDEGFKYKKDSVLVVSEDEYKECKATKPQLYSNNQDTVFKLDRPGLFYFISGVSGQCEKGQKMIIKVMETESSPDSPSPSSSFSSLSASTHKKSSALKTAVQFTSSSFVVLIVSVLVWH